From Candidatus Omnitrophota bacterium, a single genomic window includes:
- a CDS encoding GIY-YIG nuclease family protein encodes MIKSKKDNNLYLGSTNDLRRRLREHNRGSVLATKLRGPFELIYYEAYRTEKDAREREHNLKLRSKAFIQLKKRIQASLDDKN; translated from the coding sequence TTGATAAAAAGCAAAAAAGACAACAACCTTTATTTAGGTTCAACTAATGATTTAAGAAGAAGATTAAGAGAGCATAACAGAGGATCGGTTTTGGCTACTAAATTAAGAGGACCTTTTGAATTGATTTATTATGAAGCATATAGAACAGAAAAAGATGCAAGGGAACGAGAGCATAATTTGAAATTGAGAAGTAAAGCCTTTATCCAACTTAAAAAACGAATTCAAGCTAGCCTGGATGATAAGAATTAA